The Zalophus californianus isolate mZalCal1 chromosome 8, mZalCal1.pri.v2, whole genome shotgun sequence genome has a segment encoding these proteins:
- the CDC42EP3 gene encoding cdc42 effector protein 3 has protein sequence MPAKTPIYLKAANNKKGKKFKLRDILSPDMISPPLGDFRHTIHIGKEGQHDVFGDISFLQGNYELLPGNQERARLGPFPGHSEFLRANSTSDSVFTDTPSPVLKNAISLPTIGGSQALMLPLLSPVTFHSKQESFGPAKLPRLSCEPVVEEKAPEKSSLLGNGTGHQGDVSWGSSGSASQSSQGRDSHSSSLSEQYPDWPAEDMFDHPAPCQLVKEKTKSEESLSDLTGSLLSLQLDLGPSFLDEVLNVMDKNK, from the coding sequence ATGCCAGCCAAGACCCCGATTTACCTAAAAGCTGCCAATAACAAGAAAGGCAAGAAATTTAAACTGAGGGACATTTTGTCCCCCGATATGATTAGCCCTCCCCTCGGAGACTTCCGCCACACCATTCACATCGGCAAAGAAGGCCAGCATGACGTCTTCGGCGACATCTCGTTCTTGCAAGGGAACTACGAGCTGCTCCCAGGAAACCAGGAGAGAGCGCGCCTGGGCCCGTTCCCGGGGCACAGCGAGTTCCTGCGGGCCAACAGTACCTCTGACTCCGTGTTCACGGACACGCCCTCCCCCGTGCTCAAAAACGCCATCTCCCTCCCGACCATCGGAGGGTCGCAGGCGCTCATGTTGCCCTTGCTGTCGCCGGTGACGTTTCATTCCAAACAGGAGTCCTTTGGGCCGGCCAAGCTGCCCCGGCTTAGCTGTGAGCCGGTCGTGGAGGAAAAGGCCCCGGAGAAGAGCAGTCTGCTGGGGAACGGGACGGGCCACCAGGGAGACGTCTCGTGGGGCTCCAGCGGCTCCGCGTCGCAGTCCAGCCAGGGCAGGGACAGCCACTCCTCCAGCCTCTCCGAACAGTACCCCGACTGGCCGGCTGAGGACATGTTTGACCATCCCGCCCCATGCCAGCTTGTCAAGGAGAAGACAAAGTCGGAGGAGTCCCTCTCCGACCTCACAGGTTCCCTCCTCTCCCTACAGCTCGATCTGGGGCCCTCCTTTTTGGATGAGGTGCTGAATGTCATGGATAAAAATAAGTAA